A single window of Candidatus Obscuribacter sp. DNA harbors:
- a CDS encoding PLP-dependent aminotransferase family protein — MKYGLTLDRNSRTELSQQIYQQIKDQILSGALKPGVRIASSRLLAESLDVSRPTINVAFEQLISEGYLESRHGSGTYVQSALKTTPTKQVKARPGRPVKNKERSHFKQEAEQASVKSTSQTKSSDIVFQFGHPELGHFPHAEWSRLYGRITRTATKSDLISAGGPTGLPQLRAAVADMVARMRGMTVDSQQVIIVSGLHQGLDLIARLHTTTGSTVIMEDPGYPFAASIFKANGASVVYQPIDRQGLSIDKARINRSDQPRLFYLTPSHQFPTGVTMSLPRRLELLDYAKQTDSIILEDDFDSEYHAHGKPIPSLMSLDKQGCVIYSGTFNQLLFPTIGLGYIIVPRALVPLYERGRALSGEAVNSQLQKTLAAFIDSGDLERHWKRTRSLYSDRRNTLIESLQKHFKGQHKVQGDQCGIFITVNFDLALPTGEVVNRARDNGVIITPTEHFCANKQNACQNQFILGFGTLTESRIKEGIKRLARAVQ, encoded by the coding sequence TTGAAGTATGGATTGACGCTAGATCGCAACTCTCGCACTGAGCTGAGCCAGCAAATCTACCAGCAGATCAAAGACCAAATTTTGAGCGGCGCCCTCAAGCCAGGCGTGCGCATTGCCTCCTCAAGATTGTTAGCAGAGTCCTTGGATGTTTCCCGCCCAACCATCAATGTGGCCTTTGAGCAACTGATCTCCGAAGGCTACCTCGAAAGTCGACACGGCTCCGGCACATACGTGCAAAGCGCGCTCAAGACAACACCGACAAAGCAGGTAAAAGCAAGACCAGGGCGACCAGTTAAAAACAAAGAGCGTTCGCATTTTAAACAGGAAGCAGAACAAGCCAGCGTCAAATCGACCAGTCAAACCAAAAGTAGCGATATTGTCTTTCAATTTGGTCATCCCGAACTAGGGCATTTTCCCCATGCTGAATGGAGCAGACTCTATGGTCGGATCACGCGCACTGCCACAAAATCCGACCTGATTAGCGCCGGAGGACCAACAGGACTCCCCCAGCTGAGAGCAGCCGTTGCCGATATGGTGGCAAGAATGCGCGGCATGACGGTAGACTCTCAACAAGTGATAATCGTCTCTGGCTTGCATCAGGGGCTGGATCTAATAGCGCGACTCCATACCACTACCGGCAGTACCGTAATCATGGAAGATCCTGGCTATCCTTTTGCCGCCAGTATCTTTAAGGCCAATGGCGCCAGTGTTGTGTATCAGCCCATCGATAGACAGGGACTGTCTATCGATAAAGCGAGGATAAATAGATCGGACCAGCCCCGACTTTTTTATCTCACACCATCGCACCAGTTTCCGACCGGGGTGACAATGTCTCTGCCAAGGCGCCTGGAATTGCTCGACTACGCAAAGCAGACCGATTCCATAATTCTTGAAGACGATTTTGACAGTGAGTATCACGCACACGGCAAGCCCATCCCCAGTTTGATGAGTCTCGACAAACAAGGCTGTGTTATTTATTCAGGCACCTTTAATCAATTGCTCTTTCCCACAATTGGACTGGGTTACATAATCGTGCCCAGAGCACTGGTGCCACTTTACGAGAGGGGCCGGGCGCTATCTGGAGAAGCAGTAAATAGTCAGTTGCAAAAAACACTGGCTGCTTTTATAGACAGTGGCGACCTTGAGAGACACTGGAAACGTACACGCAGCCTCTATAGCGATAGAAGAAATACACTAATTGAGAGCCTGCAAAAGCATTTTAAAGGCCAGCATAAAGTGCAAGGCGATCAGTGCGGCATATTTATTACCGTCAATTTTGATCTTGCCCTACCGACTGGCGAAGTAGTCAATCGAGCACGCGACAATGGAGTCATTATCACTCCCACAGAACACTTCTGCGCAAACAAACAAAACGCCTGCCAAAACCAGTTTATTCTGGGCTTCGGCACACTTACCGAAAGTCGCATAAAGGAAGGCATAAAACGCCTGGCCAGAGCTGTGCAGTGA
- a CDS encoding cyanophycinase: protein MKMPDKGTLYLIGGAADQSLARFVELSGKDKACIAILPHASGIPEEVSEKLTAVLTGLGAARCVTIRPGSNASLPADTTAVYLTGGDQSRLFADLDAGLLLQVRQRLQDGGVVAGTSAGAAIAAETMIAGGMDDGLLRSRSLLLTQGFSFLPNCIVDTHVKQRERTDRLMAAVSLVDDKIGIGLDEDTAVEITGRVATAYGAGHVRIYRRTPTHRSTLTDKGDKRASVYDMLVSVLSHGDSITL, encoded by the coding sequence ATGAAAATGCCAGATAAAGGCACGCTCTATCTCATCGGCGGAGCTGCTGACCAGAGCCTTGCCCGCTTCGTCGAGTTGAGTGGCAAAGACAAAGCTTGTATTGCCATCCTGCCACATGCCAGCGGCATCCCCGAGGAAGTCAGCGAAAAGCTCACAGCGGTGCTGACCGGATTGGGAGCAGCTCGCTGCGTCACCATCCGCCCCGGCAGCAATGCGTCCCTGCCAGCTGACACCACCGCTGTCTACCTTACCGGCGGTGACCAGAGCCGCCTGTTTGCAGACCTTGACGCTGGCTTGCTCTTGCAAGTGCGTCAACGTCTGCAAGATGGCGGTGTTGTTGCCGGCACCAGCGCAGGTGCTGCCATTGCTGCTGAGACGATGATTGCCGGCGGCATGGACGACGGACTCTTGCGGTCGCGGTCGCTCTTGCTCACTCAGGGCTTTAGCTTCTTGCCCAACTGCATCGTCGACACTCACGTCAAGCAACGTGAGCGCACAGATCGTCTCATGGCGGCTGTCAGCCTGGTCGATGACAAGATTGGCATCGGGCTTGACGAGGACACTGCTGTCGAAATCACAGGCCGCGTCGCCACTGCCTACGGTGCCGGTCACGTGCGCATCTATCGACGCACACCGACGCACCGCAGCACTCTTACGGACAAAGGTGACAAGCGCGCCAGCGTCTACGACATGCTTGTGTCGGTGCTTTCGCATGGCGACAGCATCACGTTGTAA
- a CDS encoding nucleoside hydrolase produces MDSKNRPKLPVVIPLFRNLFVITDPGRDQDDEDVLVMLNRLIRLQILQVMGVVANMAPAVQRARLAKGSLNQLGHTDIPVGIGSTCLQKEDDGLDYQFAVSYLAERETLVNGEELILETLRQARPKSIVLLLISGLTDAAAVLREHHYLFSQAVRRVVIMGGVMTKDETPVLDADGRMLPDMTAQNHAFDKESTAFLYRQLQDMGIPITVVSRHSATAAKTPRAVYDEMAATGHPIGVRLLEAQKKAIEELWRRVFMAEGDPARHGLPMRCDRNWFQSAFLGGKGADRKAEDSIWDLVESFNLYDPVTLVACIPNLREHFFSPTVVEVHGVEHLVVGVSATTHNVRDPAALAEFLKSMLVESLVNALAEQKAA; encoded by the coding sequence ATGGATTCCAAGAATAGGCCAAAACTACCCGTCGTTATTCCGCTCTTTCGCAATTTGTTTGTCATCACCGATCCCGGCCGCGACCAGGACGATGAAGACGTGCTCGTCATGCTCAACCGCCTAATCCGGCTGCAGATTTTGCAGGTCATGGGTGTGGTGGCAAACATGGCACCGGCTGTCCAGCGTGCGCGCCTGGCCAAGGGCTCACTCAACCAGCTCGGTCATACCGATATCCCGGTGGGTATTGGCTCCACCTGCCTGCAAAAGGAAGATGACGGGCTCGACTATCAGTTTGCAGTGAGCTATCTGGCCGAGCGTGAGACTCTGGTCAATGGCGAAGAGCTTATCCTCGAGACCCTACGTCAGGCTCGTCCCAAGAGCATCGTGCTCTTGCTCATCTCCGGTCTGACCGATGCGGCTGCTGTCTTGCGTGAGCATCATTACCTCTTTAGCCAGGCGGTGCGGCGCGTCGTCATCATGGGCGGTGTCATGACCAAGGATGAGACTCCGGTGCTCGACGCTGACGGTCGCATGTTGCCTGACATGACCGCGCAAAATCACGCTTTTGACAAGGAGTCGACGGCGTTTCTCTATCGGCAGCTCCAGGACATGGGCATCCCCATCACGGTGGTGTCGCGTCACTCTGCCACTGCCGCCAAGACACCACGTGCTGTCTATGACGAAATGGCTGCCACCGGTCATCCTATCGGTGTGCGCTTGCTCGAAGCTCAGAAGAAGGCTATCGAGGAGCTGTGGCGCCGCGTCTTTATGGCCGAAGGTGATCCTGCTCGCCATGGTCTGCCCATGCGCTGCGACCGTAATTGGTTTCAGTCGGCCTTTCTGGGTGGCAAGGGGGCTGATCGCAAGGCGGAAGACAGCATCTGGGATCTGGTCGAGAGTTTTAACCTCTATGACCCGGTCACGCTTGTTGCCTGCATTCCCAACCTGCGCGAGCATTTCTTCTCCCCCACTGTGGTAGAAGTCCACGGCGTTGAGCATCTGGTCGTCGGTGTCTCGGCTACCACTCATAATGTGCGAGACCCGGCCGCTCTGGCTGAGTTTCTCAAGTCGATGCTGGTGGAGAGTCTGGTCAACGCTCTCGCTGAGCAAAAGGCGGCGTAG
- a CDS encoding NUDIX domain-containing protein, producing the protein MSNQANISSTPCGIALSGETGIDLALVNEAKPFTNWLAEVDRERFKVQSIHVQSVDMFGPRVGFVKFKAEVTDADGRALPGIIFARGGSVSVLAVLLCEGKSYVVTTVQPRLATGKFEFVEVCAGMLDGSGNFAGVAAKELKEELDIEISASDLTNLSELSGAPDGMYLSPGACEETIRFFAFTRTVSRPELNAMQGKCTGALDEGEQITLKIVELDALLGLPDAKSVVAYTLFQQHKDKVRDLTVAA; encoded by the coding sequence ATGTCAAACCAAGCCAACATCTCCAGCACTCCCTGTGGTATCGCCCTGAGTGGCGAAACCGGAATCGACCTGGCTCTCGTCAATGAGGCCAAGCCTTTTACCAATTGGCTCGCCGAAGTTGACCGCGAGCGCTTCAAGGTGCAGTCCATCCATGTCCAGTCGGTGGACATGTTTGGTCCCCGTGTCGGTTTTGTCAAGTTTAAGGCCGAGGTGACCGATGCTGACGGCCGTGCTTTGCCCGGCATCATCTTTGCCCGTGGTGGCTCGGTATCGGTACTGGCTGTGCTCCTTTGCGAGGGCAAGTCCTATGTCGTCACCACGGTGCAGCCACGTCTGGCCACCGGCAAATTCGAATTCGTCGAAGTCTGTGCCGGCATGCTCGATGGCTCAGGCAACTTCGCCGGCGTCGCTGCCAAAGAGCTCAAGGAAGAGCTGGACATCGAGATCTCGGCATCGGACCTGACCAATTTGAGCGAGCTTTCTGGAGCTCCCGATGGCATGTATCTCTCGCCCGGTGCTTGCGAGGAGACCATTCGCTTCTTCGCCTTCACCCGCACGGTGAGCCGCCCTGAGCTCAACGCCATGCAAGGCAAGTGCACCGGTGCTCTCGATGAAGGTGAGCAAATCACCCTCAAGATTGTCGAGCTGGATGCGCTACTCGGCCTGCCCGACGCCAAGTCGGTGGTGGCCTACACGCTCTTCCAGCAGCACAAGGACAAGGTGCGAGATCTGACCGTAGCTGCCTAG
- a CDS encoding S49 family peptidase has translation MQVLSSISQFLSGCGEFIMWLLSLGQHMLIFALLLLAVMIAFALLGLLSRKNAQARGDKQAAAHNLTKVHPDLVYNLRLALANQPARNKLSRARPASGKVTAVLRFEGDTMATGRQDFARMVDEVLHNKERIQRVIVVVNSPGGGVSVYGQMFAEMERLRNAGVDVTACVDTYAASGGYLMSVPAQRIIAAPFAMVGSIGVVSEFMNFNKLLRRLGVEPMTITAGELKRTVTPLSEVTEENKAAYKAQLEAIHRQFIAVVKKYRDVDADRVCTGNHWTAAESVELKLNLVDGLATSQEYLFEANQTEDLVTISKLQNPYEKSVLGLARRFIHLVADEVSERFSGRL, from the coding sequence ATGCAAGTACTGTCATCTATAAGTCAGTTCCTCTCCGGCTGCGGCGAGTTCATCATGTGGCTACTGTCACTTGGTCAACACATGCTGATCTTCGCCCTGCTCCTTCTGGCGGTGATGATCGCTTTTGCCTTACTGGGCCTTCTGTCGCGCAAAAACGCACAGGCTCGTGGCGATAAGCAGGCAGCCGCCCACAATCTGACCAAGGTCCATCCGGACCTGGTCTACAACTTGCGTCTGGCGCTGGCAAACCAGCCTGCACGCAATAAGCTCTCGCGGGCTCGCCCGGCTAGCGGCAAAGTCACAGCCGTGCTGAGGTTTGAAGGCGATACCATGGCCACCGGGCGGCAAGATTTTGCTCGCATGGTGGACGAAGTGTTGCATAACAAAGAGCGCATCCAGCGCGTCATCGTGGTGGTCAACTCACCCGGCGGCGGCGTCTCGGTCTATGGTCAAATGTTTGCCGAAATGGAACGCCTGCGCAACGCCGGTGTCGATGTCACCGCCTGCGTGGACACCTACGCAGCATCCGGGGGCTACCTCATGAGCGTGCCAGCCCAACGCATCATCGCTGCCCCCTTCGCAATGGTGGGCTCGATTGGCGTGGTCAGCGAGTTCATGAACTTCAACAAGCTCTTGCGCAGGCTCGGCGTTGAACCGATGACCATCACCGCAGGTGAGCTCAAGCGCACTGTCACCCCTCTTTCGGAAGTAACCGAAGAGAACAAGGCGGCGTACAAAGCTCAGCTCGAAGCAATTCACCGGCAGTTTATCGCCGTGGTCAAGAAATACCGCGATGTTGACGCCGACCGTGTCTGCACCGGCAATCACTGGACAGCGGCCGAGAGCGTCGAGCTGAAGCTCAATCTGGTCGATGGTCTGGCCACTTCGCAAGAGTATCTCTTCGAAGCCAATCAGACCGAAGACCTGGTCACAATCAGCAAGCTCCAGAACCCCTACGAGAAGAGCGTGCTTGGTCTTGCTCGTCGCTTCATCCACCTGGTGGCAGACGAAGTATCCGAACGCTTCAGCGGGCGGCTCTAA
- a CDS encoding DUF4442 domain-containing protein: MCKGCWQSKVNRFGPYGKPELAETVKSRVTRFCFNLFPCFWGTGGKITYIAPDLKEIRLRLPLTLRTRNYVGTIFGGSMFASTDPILMLMLIQLMGKDYIVWDKAGSIRFRKPGRTTLYARFVVTDEVVNEIRQALIAAPKLDRTFRIELVDAMGVVHAELDRVVNIRTKASSR; this comes from the coding sequence ATGTGTAAGGGGTGCTGGCAAAGCAAGGTCAATCGTTTCGGTCCCTATGGTAAGCCAGAGCTTGCCGAGACCGTCAAATCACGCGTCACCAGATTTTGCTTCAACCTTTTCCCCTGCTTCTGGGGCACTGGTGGCAAGATCACGTACATCGCTCCGGATCTCAAAGAGATTCGCCTGCGATTGCCCCTGACTCTGCGCACTCGCAATTATGTCGGCACCATTTTTGGTGGCAGCATGTTTGCTTCGACCGATCCCATTTTGATGCTCATGCTCATCCAGCTGATGGGCAAAGACTACATCGTCTGGGACAAAGCCGGCTCGATTCGTTTTCGCAAGCCAGGTCGCACCACGCTCTATGCCCGCTTCGTCGTCACAGACGAGGTGGTCAATGAGATCAGGCAAGCTCTCATAGCAGCACCAAAACTCGATCGCACTTTCCGCATCGAGCTGGTGGACGCCATGGGAGTGGTGCACGCCGAGCTGGACCGCGTGGTCAACATCAGGACCAAAGCCTCCAGCCGTTAA
- a CDS encoding sulfite exporter TauE/SafE family protein has translation MSDACTQISKIILVSLVAFLYAAVGHGGATGYIASLALFDMPHEAIASTALVLNCVVATIALTMYARAGQLSLKLTWPFLLLSMPMAYLGARLVVDKQIFVIILSISLYLAALRFLFKPTLVDSPDALRPVPLAIGIVSGAVLGLLSGIIGIGGGVFLSPLIVLCRYGNLKQTAATSALFIVANSLSGLIGRFIDNKLDFEPVMLLLPFAIVAALLGAYLGARRFNSDALRRLLAVVLLLAATKLLLAL, from the coding sequence GTGTCTGACGCCTGTACCCAGATAAGCAAAATCATTCTAGTCTCATTAGTCGCATTTTTGTATGCGGCAGTGGGTCATGGCGGTGCCACTGGTTATATCGCCTCACTTGCTCTTTTTGATATGCCGCATGAGGCTATTGCCAGTACAGCACTGGTCCTCAACTGTGTGGTGGCCACCATTGCTCTCACCATGTACGCCCGAGCCGGTCAGTTGTCACTTAAGCTGACCTGGCCGTTTTTGCTGTTGTCCATGCCCATGGCTTATCTTGGCGCTCGTCTGGTTGTGGATAAGCAGATTTTTGTCATTATTTTGTCTATCAGTTTATATCTGGCGGCACTGCGATTTTTGTTTAAGCCCACTCTGGTGGATAGTCCTGATGCCTTGCGTCCTGTGCCTCTAGCTATAGGCATTGTAAGCGGCGCAGTGCTTGGTCTTTTGTCCGGCATCATTGGTATCGGGGGTGGTGTGTTTTTAAGCCCCTTAATCGTGCTCTGTCGTTATGGCAATCTCAAGCAGACGGCAGCGACTTCGGCGCTTTTTATTGTGGCTAATAGTTTGAGCGGCTTGATTGGGCGCTTTATTGATAATAAGCTCGATTTTGAGCCAGTTATGCTGCTATTACCTTTTGCCATTGTCGCCGCTTTATTGGGTGCTTATCTGGGCGCAAGGCGCTTTAATAGCGATGCTCTGCGCCGGCTCTTGGCGGTGGTACTATTGCTCGCTGCCACCAAGTTACTCCTCGCTCTCTAG
- a CDS encoding serpin family protein, whose protein sequence is MSNNDKTATTVTVNTAVNPTREFGISLFKKEAAAAKGKNVLISPASVAIALAMTMNGARDTTLSAMKTTLGFSDSDSLEAINSNIGAIIAALTDPNSGVELNVANAIWAEQSMPFNADFLKGVVEAYRATITNADFAAESTKDDINKWASDNTKGKIPTIIDSIDPNMVMYLLNAIYFKGQWSTQFDKERTWDNSFTGEDGKVSTVPFMWREDEMRYTSGKNYSAAVLPFGTAKQIALYVILPNADVEVNAFIESLDQSILTGVKGGYETELTLMMPRFKLESDVDLKDSLGALGMQEAFESGADFSGMANADLKISTVKHKTFAKFDEEGGEAAAVTAVGMTTECVRMTPSLVLNRPFIMALVDEKSDTLLFAGKVAEICS, encoded by the coding sequence ATGAGCAACAACGACAAGACCGCCACCACCGTCACCGTCAACACCGCCGTCAATCCCACCCGCGAGTTCGGCATCTCCCTCTTCAAGAAGGAAGCCGCAGCCGCCAAGGGCAAGAACGTCCTGATCTCGCCGGCCTCGGTCGCTATCGCCCTGGCCATGACGATGAACGGTGCGCGCGACACCACACTGTCGGCCATGAAGACCACCCTGGGTTTCAGCGACAGTGACAGCCTCGAAGCCATTAACAGCAATATCGGCGCCATCATCGCTGCGCTGACCGACCCCAATTCCGGCGTCGAACTCAATGTCGCCAATGCCATCTGGGCCGAGCAGTCCATGCCCTTCAACGCCGACTTCCTCAAGGGCGTCGTCGAGGCGTACCGCGCCACCATCACCAATGCCGACTTCGCGGCCGAGTCCACCAAGGACGACATCAACAAGTGGGCGTCGGACAACACCAAGGGCAAAATTCCGACCATTATCGACAGCATCGATCCCAACATGGTGATGTACCTGCTCAATGCCATCTACTTCAAGGGGCAGTGGTCGACGCAGTTCGACAAGGAGCGCACCTGGGACAACAGCTTCACCGGCGAAGACGGCAAGGTCAGCACCGTGCCCTTCATGTGGCGTGAGGACGAGATGCGCTACACCAGCGGCAAAAACTACTCGGCGGCCGTCCTGCCCTTTGGCACCGCCAAGCAGATCGCGCTCTATGTCATCCTGCCCAACGCCGATGTCGAGGTCAACGCCTTTATCGAGTCCCTCGACCAAAGCATCCTCACCGGCGTCAAGGGCGGCTACGAGACCGAATTGACACTGATGATGCCGCGCTTCAAGCTGGAGTCCGACGTCGACCTCAAGGATTCGCTGGGTGCCCTGGGCATGCAGGAAGCCTTCGAAAGCGGTGCTGACTTCAGCGGCATGGCCAACGCCGATCTCAAGATCAGCACGGTCAAGCACAAGACCTTCGCCAAGTTTGACGAAGAAGGCGGCGAAGCGGCTGCCGTCACCGCCGTCGGCATGACGACCGAATGCGTGCGCATGACACCTTCGCTGGTGCTCAACCGCCCCTTCATCATGGCCCTGGTCGACGAGAAGAGCGACACCCTGCTCTTCGCCGGCAAGGTCGCCGAGATTTGCTCCTGA
- a CDS encoding nucleoside hydrolase produces MEATEKNYILAAIDAPDPDNFAQVIALHKLNPGAEVIVMLTGRPVRFGATKDHANWEWDTRSSQMAQEASAARARNFLRHFDVPISRVYDGGIAPRTLVPHWLHFQEYYKFLDVDPLSALRHSELEPQEDLIKLLLSLPPKSVKVAVGGPMTGINQLITRCPEVATRFSELHAMFATWGNVQLMQFDEKPRGALQFNVACDPQAAHNVIYGLDCPIYLMPTEVTRVQSIGFVNAQALRDALPDNRGTRMLYHLYALWYDAAVKPRQEKNKDELIFIHDIVAAFSLDPELRQSIYNVVPVEITAVPYLQRDAADWGKLLMKQTDGKTNIFAATALTPEGAANYLSALKRVFA; encoded by the coding sequence ATGGAAGCGACTGAAAAGAACTATATACTCGCTGCTATCGACGCCCCAGATCCCGACAACTTCGCCCAGGTAATTGCGCTGCACAAGCTCAATCCGGGGGCTGAAGTGATTGTCATGCTGACAGGTCGTCCTGTTCGTTTTGGTGCCACAAAAGATCACGCTAACTGGGAGTGGGATACTCGCAGTTCGCAAATGGCACAGGAAGCCAGCGCTGCTCGTGCGCGCAACTTTTTGCGTCACTTTGATGTGCCCATTTCTCGTGTCTACGATGGTGGCATCGCCCCGCGCACGCTTGTGCCTCACTGGCTCCACTTCCAGGAATACTACAAGTTTTTGGATGTCGACCCTTTGTCTGCCCTGCGTCACAGTGAGCTGGAGCCGCAAGAGGACTTGATCAAGCTATTGCTTTCTTTGCCGCCCAAGTCGGTCAAAGTAGCCGTCGGTGGACCGATGACTGGCATCAATCAGCTAATCACGCGCTGTCCTGAAGTGGCGACGCGCTTTAGCGAATTGCATGCCATGTTTGCTACCTGGGGCAATGTCCAGCTCATGCAGTTTGACGAAAAGCCCCGTGGCGCACTGCAGTTTAACGTCGCCTGCGATCCGCAAGCGGCGCACAATGTCATCTACGGGCTCGATTGTCCAATTTATCTGATGCCCACCGAAGTCACGCGTGTACAGTCCATCGGCTTTGTCAACGCGCAAGCACTGCGCGACGCTCTGCCCGATAACCGTGGCACACGCATGCTCTATCATCTCTATGCTCTGTGGTACGACGCAGCCGTCAAGCCCCGGCAGGAGAAGAACAAAGACGAGCTCATTTTCATTCACGACATTGTCGCTGCCTTTAGTCTCGACCCCGAGCTGCGCCAGTCGATATACAATGTCGTGCCTGTCGAAATCACCGCTGTCCCTTACTTGCAGCGTGATGCTGCCGACTGGGGCAAGTTGCTGATGAAGCAGACTGACGGCAAAACCAATATCTTTGCCGCCACTGCTCTCACCCCCGAGGGTGCTGCCAATTATCTGAGCGCTCTCAAACGTGTCTTTGCTTGA
- the pth2 gene encoding aminoacyl-tRNA hydrolase gives MKKLKMVIILRKDLNMRKGKMAAQAAHAAQEALLDRDTDPALPRLKSTPEVLEWLSADYKKVVVSVNSEADLLAIVEAAEASGLNHHLVQDLGHTEFHGVKTYTALALGPAAEEEVDKLSGHLSLL, from the coding sequence ATGAAAAAGCTCAAAATGGTAATCATCCTGCGCAAAGATCTAAATATGCGCAAGGGTAAAATGGCAGCCCAGGCCGCTCACGCTGCCCAGGAAGCCCTGCTCGATCGCGATACCGACCCGGCTTTGCCCCGGCTCAAAAGCACACCAGAAGTCCTGGAATGGCTCAGCGCCGACTACAAAAAAGTCGTGGTCAGTGTCAACAGCGAAGCTGATCTCCTCGCAATCGTGGAGGCGGCAGAGGCCAGCGGTCTCAACCATCATCTCGTGCAGGACCTCGGTCATACCGAGTTTCACGGGGTCAAGACTTACACGGCCCTGGCCCTCGGTCCAGCTGCCGAAGAAGAAGTCGACAAACTGAGCGGGCACTTGAGCCTGCTTTAA
- a CDS encoding OsmC family protein, translated as MPARKHTFSLTTTWVGDKGTGTDSYTSYSRDFEASSGTNPDKDGKVPVAKYKAMLGSSDPAFRGDASRYNPEEMLIGALSSCHMLWMLHLCADSGIILKEYVDDATGYMDEVDGGGGQFTSVVLRPKMKITDASRIEDALALHAKAHQKCFIARSVNFTVSCEPTCTAF; from the coding sequence ATGCCCGCAAGAAAGCACACATTTAGCCTGACGACCACCTGGGTCGGGGACAAAGGTACTGGCACAGACAGCTACACAAGTTACAGTCGCGACTTTGAGGCCTCCAGCGGTACCAATCCGGACAAAGATGGCAAAGTGCCAGTGGCAAAATACAAAGCCATGCTCGGCTCCTCTGATCCCGCCTTTAGAGGCGATGCCAGCCGCTACAATCCAGAGGAAATGCTAATTGGTGCTCTTTCATCCTGCCATATGCTCTGGATGCTGCATTTGTGCGCTGACAGCGGCATCATTTTAAAAGAATATGTGGACGATGCTACCGGTTATATGGACGAAGTAGATGGCGGCGGCGGTCAATTTACATCAGTAGTGCTGAGACCAAAAATGAAAATCACTGACGCCTCACGCATCGAAGACGCCCTGGCCTTGCATGCAAAAGCGCATCAGAAGTGCTTTATTGCGCGATCGGTCAACTTTACGGTGAGTTGCGAGCCTACTTGTACAGCTTTTTAG
- a CDS encoding cation diffusion facilitator family transporter, translating into MYCIKTVTKLGAGYVTNSPVFISDGYHNLADILQALAVMVVVYLARRPASAEYPLGKSNIEFFSSLAIGLSLLVLGVQFAVQSLVGLLHYLPSADLWLRAYLPLPEHRPLLSDASTYPWLIGIMAISGALSWVVSRYQIAVGRATGHTSLVADGEETASDGRIELIALVGIISQPLFGAPWLEYPLALVVATMVLHTGQELVRQAFRALLQHSLPADLEGQIRATANEVPGVSAIDSLKSFQVGQVAVCLLTLRTTLGAEKVAFVRYGLEHKLRGLLEESGYAISEIHLKFVGSPLKRYRIAYALRQDSDGLYVAGTTGETTHIAICDVEDGHIARARIELKPKDMQALLKEKLVGRVFFFGAGAEVAASLPDLVVAESTVAMPDLLGIDAASLQDR; encoded by the coding sequence ATGTATTGCATCAAGACTGTCACCAAACTCGGTGCTGGCTATGTCACCAACTCGCCTGTCTTTATCTCGGATGGTTACCACAACCTCGCTGACATCTTGCAAGCGCTGGCTGTGATGGTGGTGGTGTACCTGGCCAGGCGACCGGCGAGTGCTGAATATCCGCTCGGTAAGAGCAATATTGAGTTCTTTTCGTCTCTGGCGATTGGACTGAGCTTGCTTGTACTGGGAGTGCAGTTTGCTGTGCAATCACTGGTGGGGCTGTTGCATTACCTGCCCAGTGCCGATCTCTGGTTGCGCGCTTATTTGCCTTTGCCAGAGCACAGACCGCTTTTGTCTGATGCCTCGACCTATCCATGGCTCATTGGCATCATGGCCATAAGCGGAGCGCTCTCCTGGGTTGTATCGCGCTATCAAATAGCTGTGGGTCGCGCCACCGGGCATACATCGCTCGTTGCCGATGGTGAGGAGACCGCCAGTGATGGGCGCATTGAGCTGATTGCCCTGGTGGGCATCATCAGTCAGCCGCTCTTTGGTGCTCCCTGGCTGGAGTATCCCCTTGCTCTGGTCGTCGCTACAATGGTCCTGCATACCGGCCAGGAGCTGGTGCGGCAGGCTTTCCGCGCGCTTTTGCAGCACTCTTTGCCAGCCGACTTAGAAGGGCAAATTAGAGCGACGGCAAACGAGGTGCCTGGGGTCTCAGCCATCGATAGTCTCAAATCTTTTCAGGTGGGTCAGGTGGCTGTCTGCTTGCTCACTTTGCGCACTACTCTAGGGGCCGAAAAGGTCGCTTTTGTGCGCTACGGTTTGGAGCACAAGCTGCGTGGTTTGCTGGAAGAATCAGGCTATGCTATTAGCGAGATCCATCTCAAGTTTGTGGGCAGTCCGCTCAAGCGCTATCGCATCGCCTACGCTCTGCGTCAAGATAGCGATGGGCTTTATGTCGCTGGCACCACGGGCGAGACCACTCATATCGCCATTTGCGACGTCGAAGACGGTCATATCGCACGGGCACGTATCGAGCTTAAGCCAAAAGACATGCAGGCTTTGCTCAAAGAAAAGCTGGTCGGAAGGGTGTTTTTCTTTGGCGCTGGCGCTGAAGTGGCCGCCAGCCTACCGGATCTAGTCGTGGCGGAATCCACTGTGGCCATGCCAGACTTGCTCGGTATCGACGCAGCCAGTTTGCAAGACCGCTAA